In the Mytilus trossulus isolate FHL-02 chromosome 1, PNRI_Mtr1.1.1.hap1, whole genome shotgun sequence genome, one interval contains:
- the LOC134699716 gene encoding uncharacterized protein LOC134699716, with protein MSYERNKLLLFHNFLRLLLPLAQRAEEENQQLFPLCFRRRRRRTQRRFWCRPWLIRRTLFGQYDQLLHELNREDASGYRNFLRVDADLFGEILDRITPAIRKSSTSFREPLEPGLKLAVTLRHLATGSTYADLMYAFRVARNSISLFVPKVCEAIYLAYKDEVMPDEITTEDWMRIASDFERIWNLPHACGALDGKHIRIRKPPNSGSLFFNYKHFFSTVMMALVDADYKFIWLSVGSYGSASDSQIFRDSELRPMLENGTLDLPPPSPLPNGETDIPYFLIGDDAFPLRSWMMKPYSRKRLDHDERIFNYRLSRARRIVENAFGILAMRFQILIGTMQQLPETVDLIVLSCTTLHNLLRIRKRADLQLFADEEDNNHNLIEGQWRQGAQLTDGDPGYQRNFGNAAGIDQRNYLKNYFNSEAGAVDWQENMI; from the exons ATGTCTTACGAGAGAAATAAATTATTACTCTTCCATAACTTCCTTCGACTTCTTCTTCCACTGGCACAGAGGGCAGAGGAAGAAAATCAACAACTGTTTCCTCTTTGTTTTAGGAGGAGGAGGAGGCGGACTCAACGTAGATTTTGGTGCAGGCCATGGCTCATCAGAAGAACTTTGTTTGGACAATATGACCAACTCCTGCATGAGCTTAACCGGGAAGATGCGTCTGGTTACAGAAACTTTTTAAGAGTTGATGCCGACTTGTTTGGGGAGATACTTGACAGAATTACCCCTGCAATCAGAAAAAGCTCTACCTCTTTCAG GGAACCACTTGAACCAGGACTGAAGTTAGCCGTTACACTCAGACATTTGGCTACCGGTTCCACGTATGCTGATCTTATGTATGCCTTTCGTGTTGCCCGGAACTCCATATCACTCTTTGTGCCTAAAGTCTGCGAAGCAATTTACTTAGCATACAAAGATGAAGTCATGCCGGATGAGATTACGACGGAAGATTGGATGCGTATAGCATCTGACTTTGAAAGAATATGGAACCTCCCACACGCTTGTGGTGCTTTGGATGGGAAGCACATTAGAATAAGAAAACCGCCTAACTCGGGGTCGTTATTTTTTAACTACAAACATTTCTTCTCTACAGTGATGATGGCTCTAGTTGATGCAGATTATAAGTTTATTTGGCTGAGTGTGGGCTCATACGGAAGTGCATCTGATAGCCAGATATTTAGGGACTCGGAACTACGACCAATGTTAGAAAATGGAACTTTGGATCTTCCGCCTCCCTCCCCTCTTCCAAAtggtgaaacagatattccttattttcttattggCGATGACGCATTTCCTCTCCGATCATGGATGATGAAACCCTATTCAAGAAAACGTTTAGACCACGATGAGCGCATCTTTAACTATAGGTTGTCCCGTGCACGTAGAATTGTGGAGAATGCTTTTGGCATTCTTGCCATGAGATTTCAGATTTTGATTGGAACTATGCAACAACTGCCAGAAACAGTAGATTTAATCGTACTGTCTTGTACTACTCTTCATAACTTACTTCGGATCAGGAAACGTGCTGATCTACAACTGTTTGCTGACGAAGAAGACAACAATCATAATTTAATAGAGGGACAATGGCGACAAGGTGCGCAACTTACCGACGGAGACCCAGGGTATCAGAGAAATTTTGGTAACGCTGCTGGAATTGATCAAAGGAACTATCTTAAAAATTACTTCAACTCGGAAGCAGGCGCCGTAGATTGGCAAGAGAACATGATTTGA
- the LOC134699827 gene encoding uncharacterized protein LOC134699827 → MAPKRRPAARKRKTNPASPRSPTPPPPSPETPNPAELPPPEVNPPTVGIEYPEQQLSDTDNVDTAGSNFASDEDDLIATATTSAATRKKNKPKTKSARILTIEEEDEVIEWLKSNRFLYDKTSIDFKNRDKKERTWHEMEQRMKLNPGDLQRWYTSLRTTYVKEVKKRENTTRSGAGVGDGLLTSRTSWLLEKFEFVKPFVCQARGTKGSQIKKPDRYSDCSESSVPSITTMESTPQSVTTSSTTTKISDCLEKVSQQLAVPKSDIEKTCDFLSTLMAKMTPSCLEDFTNETIFKAMEYVKQSKQEQRQTQQPPRDDFKQPSQLSSTFTDPSQQVNRQTLPQFTQLQPQQQTTVGNNRPSIRPTTSSMSFRHRQPQQMSTDRDYIIARNLAASNPPADVLQQYGRYQWAELQPTNLQPILMGQQQQTVYSTHTTSQTPSAIESTATDTTSVLTDAYETINPETPFI, encoded by the exons ATGGCTCCAAAGAGAAGACCTGCTGCAAGGAAAAGGAAGACAAATCCTGCTTCACCTAGATCCCCTACACCACCACCACCATCCCCCGAAACACCAAACCCCGCCGAATTACCACCACCAGAGGTAAACCCACCAACCGTTGGTATCGAATATCCTGAGCAGCAACTTTCAGATACTGACAATGTTGATACAGCCGGCTCAAACTTTGCCTCAGATGAGGACGATTTGATAGCCACTGCCACAACCAGTGCAGCA ACTCGCAAGAAGAATAAACCCAAAACTAAAAGTGCGAGAATACTGACGATCGAAGAGGAAGACGAAGTAATTGAGTGGTTAAAGTCAAATCGTTTTCTATACGACAAGACAAGTATTGATTTCAAAAATCGCGATAAAAAAGAGCGAACATGGCATGAAATGGAACAGAGGATGAAGTTGAATCCCGGTGATCTTCAAAGATGGTATACGTCCTTAAGAACCACGTATGTGAAAGAagtaaagaaaagagaaaacacCACACGATCCGGAGCCGGTGTCGGAGATGGTTTGCTAACATCTAGAACTAGCTGGTTGTTGGAGAAATTCGAGTTTGTAAAACCCTTTGTCTGTCAGGCAAGAGGAACCAAGGGGTCACAGATCAAGAAACCTGACCGGTACTCAGACTGCAGTGAGTCATCAGTTCCATCAATAACGACCATGGAAAGTACACCACAGTCAGTGACAACATCGTCAACTACAACAAAGATATCTGACTGCCTAGAAAAAGTTTCTCAGCAGTTAGCAGTCCCAAAGAGTGACATAGAGAAGACCTGCGATTTCCTTAGTACGCTAATGGCAAAGATGACCCCTTCCTGTCTGGAGGATTTTACGAATGAAACTATCTTCAAGGCAATGGAGTATGTTAAACAGTCTAAACAGGAACAGCGTCAAACACAACAACCGCCAAGGGATGATTTTAAACAGCCATCCCAGCTTTCATCTACATTCACAGACCCTTCCCAGCAAGTAAATCGCCAAACATTACCTCAATTTACCCAATTACAACCTCAACAGCAAACTACAGTAGGAAATAACAGGCCTTCAATTAGACCGACAACATCATCCATGTCGTTCAGGCATCGTCAGCCGCAACAAATGTCTACTGATCGCGACTATATCATTGCACGCAACTTAGCAGCTTCGAATCCGCCAGCTGACGTCCTTCAACAATATGGTCGATACCAATGGGCAGAACTGCAACCGACTAACTTGCAACCTATCTTAATGGGTCAACAGCAACAGACAGTATACTCAACTCACACTACAAGTCAGACACCAAGTGCTATTGAATCAACTGCGACAGATACAACATCAGTACTGACGGATGCTTATGAGACAATAAACCCAGAAACACCTTTCATATAG